The Stackebrandtia nassauensis DSM 44728 genome includes the window GCCGACGACTGTCAGGTGGGACGGTGCGTCGCCGTCTCGGTCGGTGACCGACACCGTCACCTTCTGGTCGTTGGCGGCCTGCTTCGGCTCGGCGTCGATCGGCACGTACCGCCCGTAGCGTTTGCCGCTGAGCGTCTTGGCCCTCGCGGCGTCGCTCTGCCCGTGCCGCAGCAGCTCTGAGACGTTGTAACGCCGGGGATCCTCTGTCCCGGCGGCGATCTCGTCCAACCGGTCGGAGGGGATCGTGATCACGTCGTCGGAGCCGTCGTGAGCCGTCAGCGTGAGGTGGGGCTTGTCCTCCCGGCCTTCAGCCGGTTTCCAGATGGCGTTCCCGTCGCCCGTGAGCTTGACGACGTCCCCTGTGGGCAGTGTGACCGTCCGTGCGGCCGAGGTCTTGGCCACCGCCTGCCCCGGCTCACCGGGCTCGGCGAACGCGAACGTGCCGCCGGTGGCGAGCACCAGCGCGGCACCGGCCGCGACCAGATATCTTTTGCGCATTGTGGAACCTTTCGATGAGGGTGATCAGTTCACACACGCGCTGGATCGCCGGGGATGTTTACCCCGGCATGAGATTTACCGCCGCGCGACGGTTCAGCGTTCGTCCAGGACCCGCCGCGCCTTGCCCACCGAGCGCTCCAGGGTGCCGGGTTCGGCCAGCCGGGCGGTCACGGCGATACCGATGTTCTCCTTCACCGCCGCCGCGATCGCGTCCTCGGCGGCTTCGCGTTGCGCGGCATCGGTTCCGGTGCGGGCCTCGGCGATGACCTCGAGTTGGTCCAGTCGTCCGGCCAGACTCAGTCGCAGCTGGAAGTGCGGCGCCACGTGCTCGGTGCGCAGCAGGATTTCCTCGATCTGGGTCGGGAAGACGTTGACACCGCGCACGATCAGCATGTCGTCGCTCCTGCCGGTGATCTTCTCCATCCGACGGAACGCGGGCCGGGCGGTGCCGGGCAGCAGCCGGGTCAGGTCGCGGGTGCGGTACCGCACGATCGGCAGCGCCTCCTTGGTCAGCGACGTGAACACCAGCTCGCCCTCGGCGCCCTCGGGCAGCACCGCGCCGGTCTCGGGGTCGACGATCTCGGGGTAGAAGTGGTCCTCCCACACGTGTAGACCGTCCTTGGACTCCACGCACTCCTGGGCGACACCGGGTCCGATGACTTCGGACAGTCCATAGATGTCGACCGCGTGGATGTCAAGGCGCGCTTCGATCTCGGTGCGCATCGCCTCGGTCCACGGTTCGGCGCCGAACACGCCCACCCGCAGCGAGGTCGAGGCCGGGTCGATGCCCTGCCGCTCGAACTCGTCCACAATGGTGAGCATGTAGGACGGTGTGACCATGATGATCTCGGGCTGGAAGTCGCAGATCAGCCGCACCTGCCGGGCCGTCATGCCGCTGGAGACCGGGATGACGACGCAACCGGCGCGCTCTGCTCCGGCGTGCGCGCCGAGGCCTCCGGTGAACAGCCCGTACCCGTAGGCGACGTGCACCTTGTGTCCCGGACGGCCACCGGCGGCGCGGATGCTGCGCGCCATCACGTCGGCCCACATCGACAGGTCGGCCTCGGTGTAACCCACGACGGTCGGCTGCCCGGTGGTGCCACTGGACGCGTGCACCCGCCGCACCCGCTCCATCGGCACCGCGAACCTGCCGAACGGGTAGCCCGAACGCAGGTCCTCCTTGGTGGTGAACGGGAACAGCGCCAGGTCGTCGAGGCTGCGCAGGTCCTGCGGTGCGACCCCGGCCGCGTCCCAGGCGCGCCGGTATCCCTCCACATTGTCGTAGGCGTGACGCAGGCTGGCCCGCAGTCGCGTCAGCTGCGTCGCCCGCAGTTCGTCGAGACTCATCCGCTCGGCGGGGTCCAGCAGGTCCTTCGGTGGGCCGTCGCCCAGGCGCCGCGTGGTCATGCGTCCTCCGTCCTGACGGGATTCCGGCGCGAGCCTGCCAGTCGTTCGACCCGATGTCAACTCACGGCGCCGGTATACCGTCTGTTCGACCGGTGTCGATGGAACCGCTTGCCAGTAAAGTCGTTCGAACCCGCCCTCGGACCCCGAAGGTTCACCATGACTGGCGCGCATTCCCACCGCGATCGTGTCCCCGTGTGGCGCAGGCCCGTGGTCGTCGCCGGGACGGCACTGGTGGTGCTGGCCGCCGTGACGCTCACCGTCGTGTGGGCGGTGTCGGAGGACAAACCGGCTTCGGCCGCAGAGGACCCCGGCTCCGAGGACACCGAATCCAGCGCCGCGTCCTCTCCCGAGCCCGACCCGGACGCGATCACCGTCACCGCGGTCGGCGACACCATCATGGGCAACCTGCCCGACGGGCTTCCCGACGACGGCGCCGGGTACTTCGACAAGGTCGCCGAACATCTCAAGGGCGACATCGTCTTTGGCAACCTCGACGGTGCACTGTCCGAACACGACGACTACAAGAAGTGCAAGTCCAAGAAGAAGTGCTTCTACATCCGGATGCCGCCCGAGTACGCGTCGCTGCTGAAGGACGCGGGATTCACCGTGATGAACGGCTCGAACAACCACGCCTTCGACTCCGGGCCGGAAGGTTACGCCGACACCCAGGCCGCCCTGGACGGCGCCGGGATCGACTATCTGGGCGTCAAGGGCGAGATCGTCGAGACCGAGGTGCGCGGCGTCAAGACCGCGATGGTCGGATTCTCCACCTACGACCGCTATGACAGCCTGCTCGACCTGAACCTGGTGTCGCAGCTGGTGTCGGCCGCCGCCGAGCGCGCCGACGTGGTCGTGGTGAGCATGCACCTGGGTGCCGAGGGCGTCGACGCCCGCCACACCCCCGAGGGCCCGGAGACCTTCTACGGCGAGGACCGTGGCGACTCGCGCGCGGCCACCCACGCCGCCGTCGACGCCGGGGCCGACCTGGTGCTGGGGCACGGGCCGCACGTGCTGCGCGGCATGGAGTTCTACAAGGACCGGCTCATCGCCCACAGTCTCGGGAACTTCGCGGGCTACGGCGTTCTCAAGACCTCCGGCGCGCTGGGCCGGGGCGCCATCCTCACGGTGACTGTGGACAAGCAGGGCGAGTGGGTGTCCGGGAAGGTGATCCCGTCGATCATGGTCGACGGCGGATACCCGGCCGTCGACGAGGACAACGGCGCCCACGCCGACATCACCGAACTGTCGAAGGACGACTTCCCGGACTCAGGCGTCACTCTGGACGAAAAGGGGAAGATCTCCAAGCCGTGATGATCGGCAGATAGGCTACGCATCATGGAGGGATCGCTGCGACGCCGACAGCCACGCGGCAAGCTCGCCGACGCGGCGATCGTGCTGGTCGTCACCGCCATCGTCGTGATCATGACCCTCACCAGCAGCGACATTTCCGACTCACTGCTGCCGCTGTGGATCAGCTGGCCGGTGCAGCTGGCCGCCTGCGTGGCCCTGTACTGGCGCCGAGTCCGGCCGCAGACGGTCATGGCCGTCACCCTCGTCCTGATCGCGATCTACTATCCGCTCACCGGCGAGGGCAGCCCGGTCTTCGTCACCATCATGATCGCGCTGTACAGCGTCGCCGCGTCCGGGCAACTTCGCGCCTCCATGATCTGGGCGGGCGTGGTCATGGCCATCACCATCGGCGGCGAACTGGCCAGCCCGGTGCGCCACCTCGACAACATCGCGCTGGCCATGTTCACCGGCTGGTGCGTGGCCACCGTCGCCGTCGGCGTGACCGTGCACGACCGGATGGCGCTGCTGGCCGAGACCAAACGCCGCGCCGCCGAGACGGCACTGCGCGAGGCCGCCCAGGAACGGCTGCGCATCGCCCGCGACGTCCACGACGTCGTCGGCCACCACCTGTCCCTCATCAACGTGCAGGCCAGCGCCGCCCTGCACCGCATCGACAAGGACCCCGGCCAGGCCGAGACCGCGCTGGCCACCATCAAGACCACCAGCAGCCAGACCCTGGGCGAACTGCGCAAGACCCTCGACGTGCTGCGCCAGAGCGACGAGGAACCCCCGACCACGCCCACACCCGGACTGGCCGACATCGAAGCCCTGTTCGACGGCGTGCGTTCGGCGGGCATGACGGTCGACCACCACGTCGACGGCGAACCCCGCGAGCTGCCGGTCGAGGTCGACCTGGCGTGCTACCGCATCGTCCAGGAAGCACTGACCAATGTGGTCAAACACGCGAACGCCACCCGCGTCACCATCCGCCTGGCCTACCGCGACGACACCATCGACCTCGCCATCACCGACGACGGCGTCGCCGAGCCCCCGACCACCACGTCGGGACACGGCATCCGCGGCATGACCGAACGCGCCCAGGCCCTGGGCGGCGAACTGTCGGCCGAACCCACCCGAACCGGCTTCACCGTGCACGCCACCCTTCCCGCACCCACGAGGGAGTCCACATGATCCGCACCGTGCTCGCCGACGACCAGACCCTGGTCCGGGCCGGTTTCAAATCCATCCTGGACGACGAGGAGGACATCGAGGTCGTCGGCGAGGCCCCCGACGGACAACAGGCCCTGGAACTGGCCCAGCGCCTCAAACCCGACGTCGTCCTCATGGACATCCGCATGCCGGTCCTCGACGGCCTCGAAGCCACCCGCCGCATCGCCGCCGACGACCGACTGGCGGCGGTCCGCGTCATCATCCTGACCACATTCGACCTCGACGACTACGTCTACTCGGCCCTGCGAGCCGGAGCGGGCGGCTTCCTCGTCAAGGACACCGAACCGGCCGAACTGATCCACGCGGTCCGGGTCGTGGCCCGGGGCGACGCCCTCATCGCCCCCACCATCACCCGCCGACTCCTGGCCGACTTCGCCACCCAACACCGCGCCCCCCAACCCAACCCGCGCCTCAACGCCCTGACCGAACGCGAAACCGAGGTACTCGGCCTGATCGCGGCCGGTCTGTCCAACGACGAGATCGCCGCCAAACTGTTCCTCAGCCCGGCCACCTCCAAAACCCACGTCAGCCGGATCATGTCCAAACTGGGCGCCCGCGACCGAGCCCAGCTGGTGATCCTCGCCTACGAGTCCGGCATCGCCACCCCCGGCTGGCTACGCGACGACCCGACCTGACCTTGCGGCGCAACTTCGGTGGTACGTCCGCGGTCGGGGCCGCAACTTTCGTGGTACTCCGAATGACCGCTCCGGCATGATGCCGCCGGGCATTCCTCGCGCCGAACCTTGACGGCATGACGACAACACTGCCTCCACCCACCGAGTTGCCCGCCGCCCGGCAGGGGATGTTGGTGCGCTTGACCGACTGGTCCGCGCGCCACCGCGTCCTGTCCGTGCTGATCTGGGTGGCGCTGCTCGCGGGAGTCACCTTCGCGGCCGGGCGCGTCGGTTCCGACTACCACGACGACCATTCGCTGCCGGGCACCGAATCCCAGGAGATCGCCGATCTGTTGGAGGAGCGGGTGCCCAAGGAATCCGGGGACACGCTTCAGATCGTGTTGTCGGGTTCCAAGGCCGACATCGCCGACGCTCGTGCCGACGTCGAGTCCATGTTGGATGACGTGCGCGATCTCGATCATGTCGACGAGGTCGACGACCCGTTCAAGGCCGAGCACAACTGGTCCGAGGACGGGACCGTCGGCTTCGCCACCGTCACCCTGGACGGTAAGTCAGCCGACATCCCCGACGCGGACGTGCGCGACATCATCGATACCGCCAAGGAAGCCGAGACCGACGAGCTGCGGGTCGAGCTGGGTGGTGACCCGATCCGGGGGGCTGAGGAGAGCGCCGGTGGGGCCGCCGAGGGGGCCGGGATGCTTGCCGCACTGGTGATCCTGGTGTTCATGTTCGGGTCGCTGCTGGCCGCCGCTGTTCCATTGGGGACCGCGATCTTCGCGGTCGGGTCTACCTTGGGTGTCATCGCGTTGGCCTCGCAGGTGTTCACGTTGCCCAGTTACCTGCCGCCGTTGATGATGCTGGTCGGGTTGGGGGTCGGTGTCGACTACGCGCTGCTGATCTTCAGCCGCTACCGGTCCGAGATCCTCGCCGGGGCCGATCGGGCCACCGCCGCTCGGATTGCCGCTGATACCGCTGGGCGGTCGGTCTTGTTCGCGGGCTGCACCGTGATCGTGGCGCTGTTGGGCCTGTACGCGTTGGGCTTGGGATCGTTGCAGGGCGTCGCGTTGGGGGTCGCCTTGACCGTCGCGGTCACCATGTTGGCGTCCATCACGCTGTTGCCCGCGCTGCTGACCATGTTCGGTCGGCGGATTGCGGCCCGGATCTTGAAGCGCGCCAAACGATCCAAGCGGGAGCCCGGTCACGGGTGGCGGCGCTGGGGGGCGTTCATGCAGCGGCGTCCCGTGGTGCCGTTGCTGTTGGCTGTGGCGGCGTTGGCCGCGATGTGTGTCCCCGCGCTGGATCTGCGGTTGGGGTTCGCCGACGCGGGCACCGACACTCCGGGGTCGACCAGTCGGGCCGCCTATGACGTCATGACCGACGGGTTCGGCCCGGGCGCCAACGGTCCGATCCTGGTGCTCGTCGAGGGGAGCCTTGAGGACGCCCAGACCGCCGCCGACGCGTTGCGGGACACCGATGGTGTCGAGGACGCCACCCCGGCCTTCCCCATTGAGGACGAGCTGGCCATGGTGCAGGTGTTCCCCGACAGCGCGCCGCAGGACGACGCGACCGGTCGCCTCGTCACCGAACTGCGTGAGGACGTGCTGCCGCCGATCGCCGACGACACCGGCGCGACCTACCTGGTGGGCGGCTCCACCGCCGCGACCGTCGACTTCGCCGACGCGGTGTCGCAGCGGATGCCGCTGTTCCTGCTGCTGGTCATCGGACTGTCCTCGCTGTTGCTGATGGCGGTGTTCCGGTCGGTGCTGATCCCGGTCAAGGCCGCGATCCTGAACCTGCTGAGCATCGGCGCGTCGCTGGGCGTGGTGACGCTGGTGTACCAGTACGGCTGGTTCGGCGCCCAGCCCGGCCCGATCGAGGCGTTCGTGCCGACGATGATCTTCGCGATCGTGTTCGGGCTGTCCATGGACTACGAGGTGTTCCTGGTGTCGCGGATGCACGAGGAGTGGCGCCGCGGCGGCGACGCCGACCACGCGGTGCGCGAGGGCCTGGCCACCACCGGCGGCGTCATCACCGCCGCGGCCGCGATCATGATCGTCGTGTTCGGTGCCTTCGTCCTGTCGGCCGACCGGATGCTGCAACAGTTCGGGCTGGGCCTGGCGGTGGCCATCGCCGTGGACGCCCTGGTGATCCGCTGTCTGGTGGTGCCGACGGTGATGCGGCTGCTGGGCCCGCGCGCCTGGTGGCTGCCGCGCTGGCTGGACCGGATCCTGCCGAAGATCCGGCTGGAGAGCGAGGCGACGGTCAGTCGATGACCGTCGGGGACGGCCGGTGCCCCGGGGTGTCGGCCGTCCCCGTCACGTCCACGCGCACCTCGTCCAGGTCGCCCCGGAACTGGTCGTTGCGGGGCCCGGCGTGTTTGCCGCCGATCAGGACCGGGTCCATGTTGTCGACGTCGGCGTCGGCGTTCTTGGCCGTGTCGATCTTGACGCCGTCGATGTAAAGCCGCAGTTGGGAACCCTCACGGACGCAGGCCAGCGCGGTCCACCGGTCCCGCAGCACCCGCCCGGCCCGCACCTCGGCGGTGGTGTGGCCGCCCTTGCCGGTGGAGCCGGAGACCCGGCAGCTGGGAACCCCGGAGTCCACCTGAAGCTTCCACTGGCCGCGCGCCGAGTCGTAGCCGCCCTTTTGGACGATGTTGGCGCCCGCGTCGGCCCGGCCGGGAGGCAGCCGCACCAGCGCCGAGACCGTGAAGTCGGCCCGTCCCGGGTTGAGGGCGTCGTCATGGTCGACCTGGATCACCGCCGAGCCCTCGGCCGGGAACCGGATCGCCGTGCCGTCCTCGCGCGGCACCGCCCGCAGCACGCCCTTGCCGGTGGTGTGCAGACAGCCGAGCGTCTCGCCGGAGCGGAAGCAGCCCGAGGTCCAGGCCCCCGGCTTGCCCGCGGTGCCCGGACCGGTCTCGAAGTCGAAGGTCAGCTCGGTCGTCCCGGACTCGGCAGACCCGGACGCGGTGGCCAGCACCGCCGCGGCCACCGCGATCGCCGCCACGCACCATCGCCTCAACATGTCGCTGCCATCCCCGTACTGTCGGTAATCAGTGCCCACAGTGTAGCCAGCCGTGATTCCCGTCTCGGTCACGCTCACCGGGGCCCACCCGTTCGGGAACGTCACCCCCTGCGGGCAGAATGGGGAGGTGCCCGGTATGCAGCGCAAATTCTTTCGCGACGACGCGGTGGTGCTGCGCGTCCACAAACTCGGCGAGGCCGACCACATCGTGTCGATGCTGGGCCGCAACTCCGGCCGGATGCGCGCCGTCGCCAAGGGGGTGCGGCGCACCAGTTCCAAGTTCGGCGCCCGGCTGGCGCCGTTCGGGCACATCGACGTGCAGCTCATCGAGGGCCGCAACCTGCACACCGTCACCCAGGTCGTCGGCATCGACCTGTATGGACGGAACATCGTGCGGGACTACCAGTCCTACACCGCCGCCTGCGCGATCAGCGAGACCGCCGAACGCCTCACCCCCGAGGAACACGAACCCTCGCTGCGGATCTTCCAGCTCACCCTCGGCGCGCTGCGGGCGCTGTCGGACGCCGAGCACGCCGCGACGCTGGTGCTGGACGCCTACCTGTTGCGCACCATGGGGGTGTCGGGCTGGGCCCCGGCCCTGACCGAGTGCGCGCTGTGCGGCGCCGCCGGAGAGCACCGGGCCTTCTCGGTGGCCGCCGGCGGCTGCGTCTGCCGCTCCTGCCGCCCCGCGGGTTCGGCCCACCCGTCCCCGGCGGCGATCACGCTGATGCGAGCGCTGGCCAAGGGCGACTGGCGCAGCGCCGACGCCTCGGAATCCTCGGTGCGCAACGAGGCCAGTGGCCTGATTTCGGCGCACCTGCAGTGGCACCTGGAACACACGATGCGTACCCTGCCCTACGTCTCCCGATCGACGAGAATGGAGCAGCGTTGAGCCGTCGCCAATACAGTCCTCCGACACCGCATCCTTCCGGGGCCCGGCCACCGGCCATCCCCAAGGACCTGATCCCCA containing:
- the paaK gene encoding phenylacetate--CoA ligase PaaK; its protein translation is MTTRRLGDGPPKDLLDPAERMSLDELRATQLTRLRASLRHAYDNVEGYRRAWDAAGVAPQDLRSLDDLALFPFTTKEDLRSGYPFGRFAVPMERVRRVHASSGTTGQPTVVGYTEADLSMWADVMARSIRAAGGRPGHKVHVAYGYGLFTGGLGAHAGAERAGCVVIPVSSGMTARQVRLICDFQPEIIMVTPSYMLTIVDEFERQGIDPASTSLRVGVFGAEPWTEAMRTEIEARLDIHAVDIYGLSEVIGPGVAQECVESKDGLHVWEDHFYPEIVDPETGAVLPEGAEGELVFTSLTKEALPIVRYRTRDLTRLLPGTARPAFRRMEKITGRSDDMLIVRGVNVFPTQIEEILLRTEHVAPHFQLRLSLAGRLDQLEVIAEARTGTDAAQREAAEDAIAAAVKENIGIAVTARLAEPGTLERSVGKARRVLDER
- a CDS encoding CapA family protein, with protein sequence MWRRPVVVAGTALVVLAAVTLTVVWAVSEDKPASAAEDPGSEDTESSAASSPEPDPDAITVTAVGDTIMGNLPDGLPDDGAGYFDKVAEHLKGDIVFGNLDGALSEHDDYKKCKSKKKCFYIRMPPEYASLLKDAGFTVMNGSNNHAFDSGPEGYADTQAALDGAGIDYLGVKGEIVETEVRGVKTAMVGFSTYDRYDSLLDLNLVSQLVSAAAERADVVVVSMHLGAEGVDARHTPEGPETFYGEDRGDSRAATHAAVDAGADLVLGHGPHVLRGMEFYKDRLIAHSLGNFAGYGVLKTSGALGRGAILTVTVDKQGEWVSGKVIPSIMVDGGYPAVDEDNGAHADITELSKDDFPDSGVTLDEKGKISKP
- a CDS encoding sensor histidine kinase; amino-acid sequence: MEGSLRRRQPRGKLADAAIVLVVTAIVVIMTLTSSDISDSLLPLWISWPVQLAACVALYWRRVRPQTVMAVTLVLIAIYYPLTGEGSPVFVTIMIALYSVAASGQLRASMIWAGVVMAITIGGELASPVRHLDNIALAMFTGWCVATVAVGVTVHDRMALLAETKRRAAETALREAAQERLRIARDVHDVVGHHLSLINVQASAALHRIDKDPGQAETALATIKTTSSQTLGELRKTLDVLRQSDEEPPTTPTPGLADIEALFDGVRSAGMTVDHHVDGEPRELPVEVDLACYRIVQEALTNVVKHANATRVTIRLAYRDDTIDLAITDDGVAEPPTTTSGHGIRGMTERAQALGGELSAEPTRTGFTVHATLPAPTREST
- a CDS encoding response regulator; this translates as MIRTVLADDQTLVRAGFKSILDDEEDIEVVGEAPDGQQALELAQRLKPDVVLMDIRMPVLDGLEATRRIAADDRLAAVRVIILTTFDLDDYVYSALRAGAGGFLVKDTEPAELIHAVRVVARGDALIAPTITRRLLADFATQHRAPQPNPRLNALTERETEVLGLIAAGLSNDEIAAKLFLSPATSKTHVSRIMSKLGARDRAQLVILAYESGIATPGWLRDDPT
- a CDS encoding MMPL family transporter translates to MTTTLPPPTELPAARQGMLVRLTDWSARHRVLSVLIWVALLAGVTFAAGRVGSDYHDDHSLPGTESQEIADLLEERVPKESGDTLQIVLSGSKADIADARADVESMLDDVRDLDHVDEVDDPFKAEHNWSEDGTVGFATVTLDGKSADIPDADVRDIIDTAKEAETDELRVELGGDPIRGAEESAGGAAEGAGMLAALVILVFMFGSLLAAAVPLGTAIFAVGSTLGVIALASQVFTLPSYLPPLMMLVGLGVGVDYALLIFSRYRSEILAGADRATAARIAADTAGRSVLFAGCTVIVALLGLYALGLGSLQGVALGVALTVAVTMLASITLLPALLTMFGRRIAARILKRAKRSKREPGHGWRRWGAFMQRRPVVPLLLAVAALAAMCVPALDLRLGFADAGTDTPGSTSRAAYDVMTDGFGPGANGPILVLVEGSLEDAQTAADALRDTDGVEDATPAFPIEDELAMVQVFPDSAPQDDATGRLVTELREDVLPPIADDTGATYLVGGSTAATVDFADAVSQRMPLFLLLVIGLSSLLLMAVFRSVLIPVKAAILNLLSIGASLGVVTLVYQYGWFGAQPGPIEAFVPTMIFAIVFGLSMDYEVFLVSRMHEEWRRGGDADHAVREGLATTGGVITAAAAIMIVVFGAFVLSADRMLQQFGLGLAVAIAVDALVIRCLVVPTVMRLLGPRAWWLPRWLDRILPKIRLESEATVSR
- a CDS encoding LamG domain-containing protein; this encodes MLRRWCVAAIAVAAAVLATASGSAESGTTELTFDFETGPGTAGKPGAWTSGCFRSGETLGCLHTTGKGVLRAVPREDGTAIRFPAEGSAVIQVDHDDALNPGRADFTVSALVRLPPGRADAGANIVQKGGYDSARGQWKLQVDSGVPSCRVSGSTGKGGHTTAEVRAGRVLRDRWTALACVREGSQLRLYIDGVKIDTAKNADADVDNMDPVLIGGKHAGPRNDQFRGDLDEVRVDVTGTADTPGHRPSPTVID
- the recO gene encoding DNA repair protein RecO translates to MPGMQRKFFRDDAVVLRVHKLGEADHIVSMLGRNSGRMRAVAKGVRRTSSKFGARLAPFGHIDVQLIEGRNLHTVTQVVGIDLYGRNIVRDYQSYTAACAISETAERLTPEEHEPSLRIFQLTLGALRALSDAEHAATLVLDAYLLRTMGVSGWAPALTECALCGAAGEHRAFSVAAGGCVCRSCRPAGSAHPSPAAITLMRALAKGDWRSADASESSVRNEASGLISAHLQWHLEHTMRTLPYVSRSTRMEQR